One genomic window of Haloarchaeobius salinus includes the following:
- a CDS encoding DUF2070 family protein — protein MTATQGDLASLSRYIFRAPQWYTSLGFALVVAGVTGVGVFDDGFFLEGFTQGIFFIGVPTVVASMLTGVVDRRLGGQLTASRSSLLALLCEILVVVFLAVGGVVALVSSLGQNFVFDVLYAGLASIFALRLLVVAAVSSHSIPRAAVPASIQTVAAAVLLFVYSGTSRYLEVGGPLVQAYLSRAEHTEIQLSPIVPGDFVILGLVCLLYGSAVWLFLVIIDRPWKRSLGVSVRDFLGGFIGHIAEDSRELETFFEELGEEALVPVTVLGFRREDGSEKARAVLPMVHPGPMGEIGGGNLPERVARATEGMALPPHATAGHDFNLVTEREVDTIVETATTANDDLSVGGGATRSVRTTSGDAKLLAQAFGDDILLVNTHSPRFSDDIDYAVGLSAIAEARSGGFDEALLVDAHNCNNGLRGDDLGHVTPGSERSFDIMEAARKAAEELRDAERRPFELGVAWEPTDWQPEDGIGPLGVRVACLDVAGEVTAYVLVDGNNMEPGVRERLIEGLPDAVDRAEVMTTDTHVVNRVESSNQVGEALDVDELVELVADLADRALADREPVEAGMATERARVTVFGNDRTETLASHANAMVSMGGALAVLLTVAAMGLSVVVFLLS, from the coding sequence ATGACCGCCACCCAGGGCGACCTCGCGAGCCTCTCGCGGTACATCTTCCGTGCCCCGCAGTGGTACACGAGTCTCGGGTTCGCCCTGGTGGTCGCCGGCGTCACCGGCGTCGGCGTCTTCGACGACGGCTTCTTCCTCGAGGGCTTCACCCAGGGCATCTTCTTCATCGGCGTCCCGACTGTCGTCGCGAGCATGCTGACGGGCGTCGTCGATAGGCGGCTCGGCGGGCAGCTCACCGCGAGTCGGTCGTCGCTGCTCGCGCTCCTCTGTGAGATACTCGTCGTCGTCTTCCTCGCGGTCGGCGGCGTCGTCGCGCTGGTCAGTAGCCTCGGACAGAACTTCGTCTTCGACGTGCTGTACGCCGGGCTCGCCTCCATCTTCGCGCTCCGGCTGCTCGTCGTCGCCGCGGTGTCGAGCCACTCCATCCCCCGTGCTGCGGTCCCGGCGAGCATCCAGACGGTCGCGGCCGCCGTGCTCCTGTTCGTCTACAGCGGCACGAGCCGGTACCTCGAGGTCGGTGGCCCGCTCGTCCAGGCGTACCTCTCGCGGGCCGAGCACACCGAGATACAGCTCTCGCCCATCGTCCCCGGCGACTTCGTCATCCTCGGGCTCGTCTGCCTGCTGTACGGCTCGGCGGTGTGGCTCTTCCTCGTCATCATCGACCGTCCGTGGAAGCGCAGCCTCGGCGTCTCCGTGCGGGACTTCCTCGGTGGCTTCATCGGCCACATCGCCGAGGACTCCCGGGAGCTCGAGACGTTCTTCGAGGAGCTCGGCGAGGAGGCGCTCGTCCCGGTGACCGTCCTCGGCTTCCGGCGCGAGGACGGCTCCGAGAAGGCCCGGGCCGTCCTCCCGATGGTCCACCCCGGGCCGATGGGCGAGATCGGCGGAGGCAACCTCCCCGAGCGCGTCGCCCGGGCGACCGAGGGGATGGCACTCCCGCCCCACGCCACCGCCGGGCACGACTTCAACCTCGTCACCGAACGCGAGGTCGACACCATCGTCGAGACCGCCACCACCGCGAACGACGACCTCTCTGTCGGTGGCGGCGCGACGAGGAGCGTCCGGACCACCTCGGGCGACGCGAAGCTGCTCGCGCAGGCGTTCGGGGACGACATCCTGCTCGTCAACACCCACTCACCCCGGTTCTCCGACGACATCGACTACGCGGTCGGCCTCTCGGCCATCGCGGAGGCCCGCTCCGGCGGCTTCGACGAGGCACTCCTCGTGGACGCCCACAACTGCAACAACGGCCTCCGCGGCGACGATCTCGGCCACGTCACCCCCGGGAGCGAGCGCTCGTTCGACATCATGGAGGCCGCACGCAAGGCCGCCGAGGAGCTCCGTGACGCCGAGCGTCGCCCGTTCGAGCTCGGCGTCGCGTGGGAGCCAACCGACTGGCAACCCGAGGACGGTATCGGCCCGCTGGGCGTCCGCGTCGCCTGCCTCGACGTGGCCGGCGAGGTGACGGCGTACGTGCTCGTCGACGGGAACAACATGGAGCCCGGCGTCAGGGAGCGGCTCATCGAGGGACTCCCGGACGCGGTCGACCGCGCCGAGGTGATGACGACCGACACGCACGTCGTCAACCGGGTCGAGTCGAGCAACCAGGTCGGCGAGGCGCTCGACGTCGACGAACTCGTCGAACTGGTCGCCGACCTCGCCGACCGTGCACTCGCCGACCGCGAACCCGTCGAGGCCGGGATGGCCACGGAGCGCGCTCGCGTCACGGTGTTCGGCAACGACAGAACGGAGACGCTGGCGAGCCACGCCAACGCGATGGTGTCGATGGGCGGGGCGCTCGCCGTGTTGTTGACGGTGGCCGCGATGGGCCTGAGCGTCGTCGTCTTCCTGCTCTCCTAG
- a CDS encoding GMP synthase subunit A: MTRIVVVDNHGQFTHLEHRALRDMGVESEVVDNATPPSEVEADGVVLSGGPDMDRRGESAAYLDMDVPVLGICLGMQIIAKELGGSVGAGEYGGYADVTVDILDEDDPLVGSLAPETRVWASHADEVTAVPQGFTVTGTSDICGVESMSDPDRDLYGVQWHPEVSHTEQGQEVFENFLARCE; this comes from the coding sequence ATGACGCGCATCGTCGTGGTGGACAACCACGGGCAGTTCACACATCTGGAACACCGGGCACTGCGGGACATGGGGGTCGAGAGCGAGGTCGTCGACAACGCGACGCCGCCCTCCGAGGTCGAGGCCGACGGCGTCGTCCTCTCCGGCGGTCCCGACATGGACCGGCGTGGAGAGTCGGCGGCGTACCTGGACATGGACGTGCCGGTGCTCGGCATCTGTCTGGGCATGCAGATCATCGCGAAGGAACTCGGCGGGTCGGTCGGCGCGGGCGAGTACGGTGGCTACGCCGACGTGACCGTCGACATCCTCGACGAGGACGACCCCCTCGTCGGCTCGCTCGCCCCCGAGACCCGGGTCTGGGCGAGCCACGCCGACGAGGTCACGGCGGTCCCCCAGGGCTTCACCGTCACCGGAACGTCCGACATCTGCGGCGTCGAGTCGATGAGCGACCCCGACCGCGACCTCTACGGCGTCCAGTGGCACCCCGAGGTCAGCCACACCGAGCAGGGACAGGAAGTGTTCGAGAACTTCCTCGCGCGCTGCGAGTGA
- the pan1 gene encoding proteasome-activating nucleotidase Pan1 — MTDTVDDVDLPYEEEASKQEKIGALQERLEVLEAQNDEMRDKLLDANAENNKYQQKLERLTHENKKLKQSPLFVATIQELTDEGVIIKQHGNNQEALTEVTDEMREEIEPDMRVAVNNSLSIVKTLSNETDVRARVMEVTESPEVSYGDIGGLEEQMQEVRETVEMPLEKPEMFTEVGIDPPSGVLLHGPPGTGKTMLAKAVANETDATFIKMAGSELVHKFIGEGAKLVRDLFQVARDHEPAVIFIDEIDAIAAKRTESKTSGDAEVQRTMMQLLSEMDGFEERGDIRIIAATNRFDMLDRAILRPGRFDRLIEVPKPNVEGREIIFQIHTRDMNVSDDVDYAALAEMADEASGADVKAICTEAGMFAIRDDRRTIEKRDFEEAWEKIQAESNENEDEISKTFA, encoded by the coding sequence ATGACCGACACGGTGGACGACGTCGACCTCCCGTACGAGGAGGAGGCGTCCAAACAGGAGAAGATCGGGGCGTTGCAGGAGCGGCTCGAGGTGCTGGAGGCGCAGAACGACGAGATGCGCGACAAGCTCCTCGACGCCAACGCGGAGAACAACAAGTACCAGCAGAAGCTGGAGCGGCTCACCCACGAGAACAAGAAGCTGAAGCAGTCGCCGCTGTTCGTCGCCACCATCCAGGAGCTGACCGACGAGGGCGTCATCATCAAGCAGCACGGCAACAACCAGGAGGCGCTCACCGAGGTCACCGACGAGATGCGCGAGGAAATCGAACCCGACATGCGCGTCGCCGTCAACAACTCTCTCTCTATCGTGAAGACGCTGAGCAACGAGACCGACGTCCGCGCCCGCGTGATGGAGGTCACCGAGAGCCCCGAGGTCTCCTACGGCGACATCGGCGGCCTCGAGGAGCAGATGCAGGAGGTCCGCGAGACCGTCGAGATGCCCCTCGAGAAGCCCGAGATGTTCACCGAGGTCGGTATCGACCCGCCGTCGGGTGTCCTCCTCCACGGCCCGCCGGGCACCGGGAAGACGATGCTGGCGAAGGCCGTCGCGAACGAGACCGACGCAACGTTCATCAAGATGGCCGGCTCCGAGCTCGTCCACAAGTTCATCGGCGAGGGCGCGAAGCTGGTCCGTGACCTGTTCCAGGTCGCCCGCGACCACGAGCCCGCCGTCATCTTCATCGACGAGATCGACGCCATCGCGGCCAAGCGCACCGAGTCCAAGACCTCCGGCGACGCCGAGGTCCAGCGCACGATGATGCAGCTGCTCTCCGAGATGGACGGCTTCGAGGAGCGCGGCGACATCCGCATCATCGCCGCCACGAACCGCTTCGACATGCTCGACCGCGCCATCCTCCGCCCCGGCCGGTTCGACCGCCTCATCGAGGTCCCCAAGCCCAACGTGGAAGGTCGCGAGATCATCTTCCAGATCCACACCCGCGACATGAACGTCTCCGACGACGTCGACTACGCCGCACTCGCCGAGATGGCCGACGAGGCCTCCGGTGCCGATGTGAAGGCAATCTGCACCGAGGCCGGGATGTTCGCCATCCGCGACGACCGCCGCACCATCGAGAAGCGCGACTTCGAGGAGGCCTGGGAGAAGATCCAGGCCGAGAGCAACGAGAACGAGGACGAGATCTCGAAGACGTTCGCCTGA
- a CDS encoding MarR family transcriptional regulator yields MSATEPRTSEPPTGSWDDVRDLPPSAKLVAKVLEYNDTLTQSELAEETLLPPRTVRYALNRLEEENVVHSRFSFSDARKRLYTLTVE; encoded by the coding sequence ATGAGTGCAACCGAGCCGAGAACGAGCGAGCCGCCCACCGGTAGCTGGGACGACGTCCGGGACCTGCCGCCGAGCGCGAAGCTCGTCGCGAAGGTGCTGGAGTACAACGACACGCTGACCCAGAGCGAGCTCGCCGAGGAGACGCTGCTCCCGCCTCGCACCGTTCGCTACGCGCTGAACCGCCTCGAGGAAGAGAACGTGGTCCACTCGCGGTTCTCCTTCTCCGACGCCCGCAAGCGACTCTACACCCTCACGGTCGAGTAA
- a CDS encoding 3-hydroxyacyl-CoA dehydrogenase family protein has product MVHDLDSIERIGVVGAGTMGSGIAQVAATNGYAVTMRDIEEQFVESGFESIESSLDRFVGKETISREDADAALDRIDGTTALGDLADCDVVVEAAVENMDIKQEIFADLEEIVDDDCLLATNTSTLSITTIAAATESPERVVGLHFMNPVPIMEGVEVVDGEKTSAEALDLAHGIAEALGKTTWESDDKPGFVTNRVLMPWINEGIRAYDEGVATKDDMDRGMKLGTNVPMGPLELADHIGLDVCLHASETLHEELGDRYKPAYLLKRKVDAGDLGKKTGTGFYEYE; this is encoded by the coding sequence ATGGTACACGACCTCGACAGCATCGAGCGTATCGGCGTCGTCGGCGCGGGCACGATGGGCAGCGGCATCGCACAGGTCGCCGCGACGAACGGCTACGCCGTGACGATGCGCGACATCGAGGAGCAGTTCGTCGAGAGCGGTTTCGAGTCCATCGAGAGCAGTCTCGACCGCTTCGTCGGCAAGGAGACGATCTCCCGCGAGGACGCCGACGCGGCGCTCGACCGCATCGACGGCACGACCGCCCTCGGCGACCTCGCCGACTGCGACGTCGTCGTCGAGGCGGCCGTCGAGAACATGGACATCAAGCAGGAGATCTTCGCCGACCTCGAGGAGATCGTCGACGACGACTGCCTGCTCGCGACGAACACCAGCACGCTCTCCATCACGACCATCGCCGCCGCCACCGAGTCGCCCGAGCGCGTCGTCGGCCTGCACTTCATGAACCCCGTCCCCATCATGGAGGGTGTCGAGGTCGTCGACGGCGAGAAGACCAGCGCCGAGGCGCTCGACCTCGCCCACGGCATCGCCGAGGCCCTGGGCAAGACCACCTGGGAGTCCGACGACAAGCCCGGCTTCGTCACCAACCGCGTCCTCATGCCCTGGATCAACGAGGGCATCCGCGCCTACGACGAGGGCGTCGCCACGAAGGACGACATGGACCGCGGGATGAAACTCGGCACCAACGTCCCGATGGGCCCGCTCGAGCTCGCCGACCACATCGGCCTCGACGTCTGTCTCCACGCCAGCGAGACGCTCCACGAGGAGCTGGGCGACCGCTACAAGCCCGCCTACCTGCTCAAGCGCAAGGTCGACGCGGGCGACCTCGGCAAGAAGACCGGCACGGGATTCTACGAGTACGAGTAG
- a CDS encoding phytoene/squalene synthase family protein, giving the protein MNEEQAEYPVDDDLAWCYEAVQGVSRTFAITIEELEEPTARHICLGYLLCRVADTVEDAGHIPPAEKAELLRLYADVLDADEPATAEEFRTAVDEWLPEELDEDWTVVAESPRVVRTYRRLPSEAKEAILPPVLELTNGMAEFVERHAESGGLRIQTLDELEEYCWYVAGTVGSLVTGLVTRGTTDRRESRLRENARSFGLLLQLVNVAKDVSDDYHEENNVYLPAEWLDAEGVDRDAVCDPENEEAVATVIERVVDHASGYLDDTQTYLEALPERRGNTLSAWGIPYLLAVATLRELRERPADVVREGGVKVSRMEVVAIIRWFREGGDRQALERVRQTIEQKPLHEADLS; this is encoded by the coding sequence ATGAACGAGGAACAGGCAGAGTATCCGGTCGACGACGACCTCGCATGGTGTTACGAGGCGGTGCAGGGCGTCTCCCGCACCTTCGCCATCACCATCGAGGAGCTAGAGGAGCCGACCGCCCGCCACATCTGTCTGGGCTACCTCCTCTGTCGCGTCGCCGACACGGTCGAGGACGCGGGACACATCCCCCCCGCCGAGAAGGCTGAACTGCTGCGTCTCTATGCGGACGTGCTCGATGCCGACGAACCGGCGACGGCCGAGGAGTTCAGGACCGCGGTCGACGAGTGGCTCCCCGAGGAGCTCGACGAGGACTGGACCGTGGTCGCCGAGTCACCGCGGGTCGTGCGGACGTACCGTCGCCTCCCGTCGGAGGCGAAGGAGGCCATCCTCCCGCCGGTGCTCGAACTCACGAACGGGATGGCCGAGTTCGTCGAGCGCCACGCCGAGTCCGGCGGGCTGCGCATCCAGACGCTCGACGAACTGGAGGAGTACTGCTGGTACGTCGCCGGCACCGTCGGCTCGCTGGTGACCGGGCTCGTCACCCGCGGGACGACCGACCGCCGGGAGTCCCGACTGCGCGAGAACGCCCGGTCGTTCGGGCTCCTGCTCCAGCTGGTCAACGTCGCGAAGGACGTCAGCGACGACTACCACGAGGAGAACAACGTCTACCTGCCCGCGGAGTGGCTCGACGCCGAGGGCGTCGACCGCGACGCCGTCTGCGACCCCGAGAACGAGGAGGCGGTGGCGACGGTCATCGAGCGCGTCGTCGACCACGCCTCGGGCTACCTCGACGACACGCAGACGTACCTCGAGGCCCTCCCCGAACGCCGAGGGAACACGCTGTCCGCGTGGGGCATCCCGTACCTGCTCGCCGTGGCGACGCTGCGCGAGCTCCGCGAGCGCCCGGCCGACGTGGTCCGCGAGGGGGGCGTGAAGGTCTCACGGATGGAGGTCGTCGCGATCATCCGCTGGTTCCGCGAGGGCGGCGACCGGCAGGCGCTCGAACGGGTGCGGCAGACCATCGAACAGAAGCCGCTGCACGAAGCGGACCTCTCCTGA
- a CDS encoding acyl-CoA dehydrogenase, producing MDFSLSAEQAQIRDMVAQFVDEEVVPVADEIDHEDEFPADLVSEMADLGLMGMPFPEEYGGAGLDYHSYAIGLEEISRGSGGLGTIVAAHISLAGNMLYEFGDEAQKQEYLTPLAEGTDIGAFALSEPGAGSDVPAMETTAERDGDEYVVDGNKLWISNGSVADTVTVFAKTDPEAGNKGISSFVVRPDEDDGFHVEGTEDKLGDKGCPTAELRFDDMRIPADRLLGEEGDGFVHALKTLNGGRITIAARGVGIARAALDQAKEYAQQREQFDQPISEFQAIKHKIADMDTKTQAAKMLMHRAADRKIRGETFIKEAAQAKLYASEISREVANEGIQIHGGYGYTKDFPAERFYRDAKLNEIYEGTSEVLRNTIGDQVLDE from the coding sequence ATGGACTTCAGTCTCAGCGCGGAGCAGGCCCAGATACGGGACATGGTCGCCCAGTTCGTCGACGAGGAGGTCGTCCCCGTCGCCGACGAGATCGACCACGAGGACGAGTTCCCCGCCGACCTCGTGAGCGAGATGGCCGACCTCGGCCTGATGGGGATGCCGTTCCCCGAGGAGTACGGCGGCGCTGGTCTCGACTACCACAGCTACGCCATCGGCCTCGAGGAGATCTCGCGTGGCTCGGGCGGGCTCGGCACCATCGTCGCCGCCCACATCTCCCTGGCGGGCAACATGCTCTACGAGTTCGGCGACGAGGCCCAGAAGCAGGAGTACCTCACGCCGCTCGCCGAGGGCACCGACATCGGCGCGTTCGCCCTCTCCGAGCCCGGTGCCGGCTCCGACGTGCCCGCGATGGAAACGACAGCGGAGCGCGACGGCGACGAGTACGTCGTCGACGGGAACAAGCTCTGGATCTCGAACGGCTCCGTCGCCGACACCGTCACCGTCTTCGCGAAGACCGACCCCGAGGCCGGCAACAAGGGTATCTCCTCGTTCGTCGTCCGACCCGACGAGGACGACGGCTTCCACGTCGAGGGCACCGAGGACAAGCTCGGCGACAAGGGCTGTCCCACGGCCGAGCTCCGCTTCGACGACATGCGCATTCCGGCCGACCGCCTGCTCGGCGAGGAGGGCGACGGCTTCGTCCACGCGCTGAAGACGCTCAACGGCGGCCGCATCACCATCGCTGCTCGCGGTGTCGGTATCGCCCGCGCCGCCCTCGACCAGGCGAAGGAGTACGCCCAGCAGCGCGAGCAGTTCGACCAGCCCATCTCCGAGTTCCAGGCCATCAAGCACAAGATCGCGGACATGGATACGAAGACCCAGGCGGCGAAGATGCTGATGCACCGGGCCGCCGACAGGAAGATCCGCGGCGAGACGTTCATCAAGGAGGCCGCGCAGGCGAAGCTCTACGCCTCGGAGATCTCCCGCGAGGTCGCCAACGAGGGCATCCAGATCCACGGCGGCTACGGCTACACGAAGGACTTCCCCGCCGAGCGGTTCTACCGCGATGCGAAGCTCAACGAGATCTACGAGGGCACCAGCGAGGTCCTCCGGAACACCATCGGCGACCAGGTGCTCGACGAGTAG
- a CDS encoding PadR family transcriptional regulator, which produces MTKFIQSGRRRDLCFILHEAGELQAQALKTRLERHYDERIEPKSFYGALDALESAGFVETHTEGLYDVYSLTDAGRARVDEHVDWVVGLTRREG; this is translated from the coding sequence ATGACGAAGTTCATCCAGAGCGGGCGGCGGCGCGACCTCTGCTTCATCCTCCATGAGGCCGGCGAACTCCAGGCACAGGCGCTGAAGACCCGGCTCGAACGCCACTACGACGAGCGTATCGAGCCGAAGTCCTTCTACGGGGCGCTCGACGCGCTCGAGTCGGCGGGGTTCGTCGAGACCCACACCGAGGGGCTGTACGACGTGTACTCGCTGACCGACGCCGGGCGGGCGCGGGTCGACGAGCACGTCGACTGGGTGGTCGGGCTGACCCGTCGTGAGGGGTAG
- a CDS encoding DUF7111 family protein has protein sequence MSDDTATNDGITARYEQTETERVLSFERDGATAAVAQNVEGYAMLKVRPTADGDELERYYGFDMALDHVAELLDVSPHDLPIPAAAADMGM, from the coding sequence ATGAGCGACGACACGGCGACGAACGACGGCATCACGGCCCGGTACGAGCAGACGGAGACGGAACGCGTGCTCTCGTTCGAGCGCGACGGCGCGACCGCGGCGGTCGCCCAGAACGTCGAGGGCTACGCGATGCTGAAGGTACGACCGACGGCGGACGGCGACGAGCTGGAACGCTACTACGGCTTCGACATGGCGCTGGACCACGTCGCGGAGCTACTGGACGTCTCGCCGCACGACCTGCCGATCCCGGCGGCCGCGGCGGACATGGGGATGTGA
- a CDS encoding DUF7410 domain-containing protein → MTGDSTTTAADANADNATADHSETDVPAGVTAHRCPYCDRPFRRAEQCTLHVGLEHYDRMTEAEEDAFREVYESEEEELGLYRLKLVGGLVVVYFGMLLLYAVVT, encoded by the coding sequence ATGACAGGAGACTCCACCACCACGGCCGCCGACGCGAACGCCGACAACGCCACCGCCGACCACTCCGAGACGGACGTCCCAGCGGGCGTCACGGCACACCGCTGCCCGTACTGCGACCGACCGTTCCGCCGGGCGGAGCAGTGTACGCTCCACGTCGGACTGGAGCACTACGACCGGATGACAGAGGCCGAGGAGGACGCCTTCCGCGAGGTGTACGAGAGCGAGGAGGAGGAGCTGGGCCTCTACCGACTGAAGCTCGTCGGCGGCCTCGTCGTGGTCTACTTCGGTATGCTGCTCCTGTACGCCGTCGTGACCTGA
- a CDS encoding cytochrome c oxidase subunit 3, whose translation MTVAEESADDHGHHLPAVEDWPRGFGEASWWPFVAALGAGGIYLGAALYVLVTRNLVGYGVFAGAAILSTLLFLVGLFGWLYHAFIVSFWERGTDEQSAHKLRWGMVAFLGSEVATFSAGFVYYFFVRVGDVGEVPELFGSLVIVNTALLVASSFTIHFAHTSLLKGNRTRFIGLLGATLLLGLVFIAGQVYEYYEFIVHDNFALGNEAFSQVFASGFYALTGLHGLHVSLGAVLIGIVFVRAIRGQYSAERHVSVSTVSMYWHFVDIVWIFLVVVLYVGAPVTA comes from the coding sequence ATGACAGTTGCCGAAGAATCCGCGGACGACCACGGGCACCACCTGCCGGCCGTCGAGGACTGGCCGCGCGGGTTCGGCGAGGCCAGCTGGTGGCCGTTCGTCGCCGCCCTCGGTGCCGGTGGAATCTACCTCGGTGCCGCGTTGTACGTGCTCGTGACAAGGAACCTCGTGGGCTACGGCGTGTTCGCCGGGGCCGCCATCCTGAGCACGCTCCTGTTCCTGGTCGGGCTGTTCGGCTGGCTCTACCACGCGTTCATCGTCTCGTTCTGGGAGCGTGGCACGGACGAACAGAGCGCGCACAAGCTCAGGTGGGGGATGGTCGCCTTCCTCGGCTCCGAGGTCGCCACCTTCAGTGCGGGTTTCGTCTACTACTTCTTCGTCCGCGTCGGCGACGTGGGCGAGGTGCCCGAGCTGTTCGGGAGTCTCGTCATCGTCAACACCGCGCTGCTGGTCGCCTCCAGCTTCACCATCCACTTCGCGCACACGTCGCTGCTGAAGGGCAACCGCACGCGGTTCATCGGTCTGCTGGGTGCGACGCTCCTGCTCGGGCTGGTGTTCATCGCCGGCCAGGTGTACGAGTACTACGAGTTCATCGTCCACGACAACTTCGCGCTGGGCAACGAGGCGTTCAGCCAGGTGTTCGCCAGCGGCTTCTACGCCCTGACCGGCCTGCACGGCCTGCACGTCAGCCTTGGCGCGGTGCTCATCGGTATCGTCTTCGTGCGCGCCATCCGCGGCCAGTACTCCGCCGAGCGCCACGTCTCCGTGAGCACGGTCTCGATGTACTGGCACTTCGTCGACATCGTCTGGATCTTCCTCGTCGTCGTCCTGTACGTCGGCGCACCCGTGACGGCGTAA
- the coxB gene encoding cytochrome c oxidase subunit II — translation MNAKRIAPLATLGAALLLLAAEPAAAQSTTAEAINGLNERLLVVAIPITVLVEGILIYTVLKFKDSDEAKPTRENRRLEITWTVATAVILLFVGIATTMVMADQSVIADGVEDRADVPDDAEHIDVTAETYAWTFEYDRHNVSSSTKLAIPEGQETYFNITTRDWLHAFHVPQLGLKHDAVPGQHHYLMTTATEPGLYQGYCAEYCGTGHSAMMFEVEVMPQDEYESWLADQCTGEWNAEELTCEAGSGGDDNSTSNATVAA, via the coding sequence ATGAACGCAAAGCGAATCGCCCCGCTGGCCACACTCGGGGCGGCGCTCTTGCTGCTCGCCGCCGAGCCGGCGGCGGCGCAGTCGACGACCGCCGAGGCCATCAACGGGCTCAACGAGCGGCTGCTCGTCGTCGCTATCCCGATTACCGTCCTCGTCGAGGGTATCCTCATCTACACCGTCCTCAAGTTCAAGGACAGCGACGAGGCGAAACCGACCCGGGAGAACCGCCGTCTCGAGATCACCTGGACCGTCGCGACCGCCGTCATCCTCCTGTTCGTCGGCATCGCGACGACGATGGTCATGGCCGACCAGTCCGTCATCGCCGACGGCGTCGAGGACCGCGCGGACGTCCCGGACGACGCCGAGCACATCGACGTGACTGCGGAGACCTACGCCTGGACGTTCGAGTACGACCGGCACAACGTCTCCTCCAGTACGAAGCTGGCCATCCCGGAGGGACAGGAGACCTACTTCAACATCACGACGAGGGACTGGTTGCACGCCTTCCACGTGCCACAGCTCGGTCTGAAGCACGACGCGGTGCCGGGCCAGCACCACTACCTCATGACCACGGCGACCGAGCCCGGTCTCTACCAGGGCTACTGTGCGGAGTACTGTGGCACCGGCCACTCCGCGATGATGTTCGAGGTCGAGGTCATGCCCCAGGACGAGTACGAGAGCTGGCTCGCCGACCAGTGTACCGGTGAGTGGAACGCCGAGGAGCTGACCTGCGAGGCCGGCTCCGGCGGTGACGACAACAGCACGAGCAACGCGACGGTCGCGGCCTGA